GACATAAGAGTAATTCGAAATGGTTCGTAGCTATAATGGATGTTTTAGACATTAAATTATCTAATAATGGTAGTGGCGATATAGTCGATATCATAAATTTAAAAGTTATGCCAAATTTAACGGGATCACTACGGTTAAAAAAAGGAGTATATCCCGCTTACCACATGAATAAAGAGCATTGGGTTTCTATTAGCCTCTCATCTGAGTTTGATGACAGAGAATTAAAATCTTTGATTGCTGAAAGTTATAATTTGACACAATAAATTAATAATATAGCTTACTCAATTTTTAAACACTATCGAACTATATTAGTTAAGCTATTACCATAGCTTCTATAATATACGTAGCTATAGACTTCCATCTAATATTACTCATTTTAAACTATATTATAGAGTGTAAATAATACTATCCTTTGAGCGTGGTGATAAATTAAACGAATTATTTGATTTATTAGAACCAGTAATTACTAATCGTTATAATAAAGCATTAACGTTATCACAAAAATGACTTCGAAATTTTTATATTCAAATCCGATGTGGTTTAATTAATTATTAATATTATTAATGGTTGGCATTTATGAAAAAATTTCTAGTTATCGCTCTTTCTACGATCCTTTTATCTGGTTGTAAGGTAGATATGAGCACATCAATTAATACTGATGACTTACTTTCTAATCAGCATAAATTAATTAGTAGAAATTTATCTATTGAAGTCCCTTCATGTAATGATTTTGAGGATTCAAGAAAAGATTCTAAGACATTAGCAGACTTAAAGTCGAAAATTCCAACAGTGTTTACAAAAGCTGAATTTAAAGAATGTTATAAACAAAAATTTAACTCATTTGCTAGCTTTGAAATTCCAATCGGAGTAGGTTCTTTTAGGGAAGATAATCAATTAGTTGATGCTG
This portion of the Proteus vulgaris genome encodes:
- a CDS encoding MmcQ/YjbR family DNA-binding protein, with translation MNRKKLINYIKENYNVEPECLWIKYPNYIVFRHKSNSKWFVAIMDVLDIKLSNNGSGDIVDIINLKVMPNLTGSLRLKKGVYPAYHMNKEHWVSISLSSEFDDRELKSLIAESYNLTQ